From a single Cotesia glomerata isolate CgM1 linkage group LG6, MPM_Cglom_v2.3, whole genome shotgun sequence genomic region:
- the LOC123266774 gene encoding membrane-bound transcription factor site-1 protease, with protein MNLVLALLLLLSNVSSEDLSNVTSTVKVQFTSRVVENEYIVVFKGYYKPSTRQSYISAALTNSGVADWRILERDNAASEHPSDFDVVLLKETQKYTGLDALTEHPLVKRVTPQRLVYRTLNYVNSTEDGEKVFRRKMKNLNESWANRHTNRRLLRAIPKQITSVLQVDALWKLRVTGQNVKVAVFDTGLAASHPHLKNIKERTNWTNEKSLSDTLGHGTFVAGVIASSSKECLGLAPDAELHIFRVFTNEQVSYTSWFLDAFNYAILSKITVLNLSIGGPDFMDHPFVDKVWELTANGVIMVSATGNDGPLYGTHNNPADQMDVIGVGGINWADKIASFSSRGMTTWELPNGYGRVKPDLVTYGSGVRGSALKTGCQSLSGTSVASPVVAGAVTLLASGFVGDLTQKTRITPASMKQALLSSARRLPGVGMFEQGAGKLDLIRAFYFLRSYVPQVTLSPSYVDLTECMYMWPYCTQAIYYSGMPTVVNVTIINGLGVSGHVANVTWHPYLGEGYGEKVDVALTFSDVLWPWSGWLAVALTVPEAAADWQGVAHGHISLTVESPSQDDQETEAVRSTINLPLKVKIIPTPPRHKRLLWDQFHNLRYPPGYFPRDDLQAKNDPLDWNGDHIHTNFKEMYQHLRNAGYYLEVLGTPFICFEAKNYGTLLIVDSEEEFFPEEVIKLKKDVEEEGLSVVIFADWYNETVMQKVKFYDENTRQWWIPDTGGANVPALNELLSNWDIAFGDSVRNGQFTLGQHSPVTFASGTTIARFPAKGTLLFVELKDQGEKLLKGTESMAKVPVLGLLEPDGDKEASGKSGKIVIYGDSNCIDDSHAKKPACFWMLDAILEYTTTGNVPSIFLDPKNNELSSDLDSSKFPSRMQGSQLHRHSKVLLMTESDGTQRLRPLPACPSAVLAVPSPLNESIPTNLYRAQKILSVEEQADAVPLSPDADPTWVLRRRGGTGYNSHPQFSLEIEQTYVEPVTNTKYSLPLNSWSFYLTVTIISILTMILLKRLLSNCIRKRQLKRKRVIGRLRRVFQALAVSRVPQM; from the exons atgaacctCGTCTTGGCGCTGCTGCTTCTGCTAAGCAATGTCTCGTCTGAAGATTTATCAAACGTGACATCTACGGTGAAGGTCCAGTTTACATCCCGGGTAGTAGAGAACGAATACATAGTGGTCTTCAAGGGCTACTACAAGCCAAGCACCCGACAGAGCTACATCAGCGCAGCGCTGACCAATTCCGGAGTCGCAGATTGGAGAATTCTGGAGCGCGACAATGCGGCCAGCGAGCACCCTAGTGACTTTGATGTAGTCTTGCTGAAGGAGACCCAGAAGTACACGGGTCTAGATGCGTTGACGGAGCATCCTCTGGTGAAGAGAGTTACTCCGCAGCGGCTGGTCTACCGCACGCTGAATTATGTTAACTCTACTGAGGATGGGGAGAAAGTGTTTCGCAggaagatgaaaaatttgaacgaGTCCTGGGCGAACCGACACACCAATCGGCGGCTTCTTCGAGCGATTCCTAAGCAGATTACTTCTGTTTTGCAG GTGGACGCGCTGTGGAAGTTGCGAGTGACTGGCCAGAACGTAAAAGTAGCAGTGTTCGACACGGGCCTAGCAGCGAGCCACCCTCACCTGAAGAACATCAAAGAAAGAACGAACTGGACCAATGAAAAGTCCTTGAGCGACACCCTGGGGCATGGAACCTTCGTAGCAGGTGTAATCGCTTCATCGTCAAAAGAATGCCTGGGCCTGGCACCAGACGCAGAGCTCCACATCTTCCGAGTGTTCACCAATGAGCAAGTGTCTTACACCTCCTGGTTCCTGGACGCGTTCAACTACGCGATCCTGTCCAAAATCACGGTGCTGAACCTCTCCATCGGCGGTCCAGATTTCATGGACCACCCCTTCGTGGACAAGGTTTGGGAGCTGACGGCGAACGGAGTGATCATGGTCTCCGCGACTGGGAACGACGGTCCGCTCTATGGGACCCACAACAACCCCGCGGACCAGATGGACGTCATCGGAGTCGGCGGGATCAACTGGGCTGATAAAATTGCTAGTTTCTCTTCTAGAGGAATGACCACCTGGGAGCTGCCCAACGGGTACGGAAGAGTCAAGCCCGACCTGGTGACCTATGGATCGGGAGTTCGCGGGTCTGCTTTGAAGACCGGCTGCCAATCTTTGTCTGGGACTTCTGTAGCGAGCCCCGTAGTCGCCGGGGCTGTTACTCTTTTGGCTAGCGGGTTCGTCGGCGACCTCACTCAAAAAACAAG gatcACCCCCGCAAGTATGAAACAAGCTCTACTAAGTTCGGCCCGAAGACTACCTGGGGTCGGAATGTTCGAACAGGGCGCGGGAAAATTGGACCTCATCCGGGCATTCTACTTCCTGCGGAGCTACGTTCCGCAAGTGACACTAAGCCCTAGTTACGTGGATCTCACTGAGTGCATGTACATGTGGCCGTACTGCACCCAGGCGATTTACTACTCGGGAATGCCAACTGTGGTAAACGTGACGATCATCAACGGACTGGGTGTCTCAGGCCACGTTGCAAATGTCACCTGGCACCCATATCTCGGAGAAGGCTACGGAGAAAAGGTTGACGTTGCCCTGACCTTCAGTGACGTCCTGTGGCCCTGGTCCGGGTGGTTGGCTGTTGCGTTGACTGTTCCCGAAGCTGCTGCTGACTGGCAGGGCGTCGCTCATGGACATATCAGTCTCACAGTGGAGTCGCCGTCTCAGGATGACCAAGAGACCGAGGCTGTCAGGTCGACTATCAACCTCCCGCTCAAGGTTAAGATCATTCCGACTCCTCCAAGGCACAAGAGACTCCTCTGGGACCAGTTTCACAATTTGAGGTATCCTCCTGGGTACTTTCCAAGGGATGATCTTCAGGCGAAGAATGATCCTCTTGATTGGAATGGCGATCATATTCATACTAATTTTAAGGAGATGTATCAGCATCTTAGGAATGCTGGGTATTATCTTGAG gtGCTAGGAACACCATTCATCTGTTTCGAAGCCAAAAATTACGGTACCCTGCTGATAGTAGACTCAGAAGAAGAATTCTTCCCTGAAGAAGTGATAAAGCTGAAGAAAGACGTCGAAGAAGAAGGTCTCTCGGTGGTTATCTTCGCGGACTGGTACAATGAAACCGTCATGCAGAAGGTCAAGTTCTACGACGAGAATACCAGACAGTGGTGGATCCCAGACACTGGAGGAGCGAATGTGCCGGCGCTCAATGAATTACTGAGCAACTGGGACATCGCTTTTGGAGACTCCGTAAGAAACGGACAGTTTACACTCGGACAGCACTCACCGGTGACCTTTGCCTCGGGTACAACTATTGCGAGGTTCCCTGCGAAGGGCACGCTGCTGTTTGTCGAGCTGAAGGACCAGGGAGAGAAATTGCTGAAAGGAACCGAGTCTATGGCGAAGGTTCCTGTCTTGGGTCTACTGGAACCAGACGGCGATAAAGAAGCTTCCGGAAAGTCAGGGAAGATTGTTATTTATGGAGACTCTAATTGCATTGATGACAGTCATGCTAAAAAAC ctgCCTGTTTCTGGATGCTGGACGCAATTCTCGAGTACACAACTACAGGAAACGTCCCTTCAATCTTCCTGGACCCGAAAAACAACGAACTATCATCAGACCTAGACTCCAGTAAATTTCCATCACGAATGCAAGGTAGCCAGTTACATCGACACAGCAAAGTCCTATTGATGACTGAAAGCGACGGAACCCAACGACTTAGACCTTTGCCAGCTTGCCCTTCTGCTGTTCTTGCCGTTCCAAGTCCTCTTAACGAGTCGATTCCCAC AAATTTGTACAGAGCCCAGAAAATCCTGTCAGTAGAAGAACAGGCTGATGCAGTGCCTCTCTCACCAGACGCAGACCCGACCTGGGTTCTCCGTCGTCGCGGAGGCACTGGGTACAACTCCCACCCTCAGTTCAGCCTCGAAATCGAGCAGACGTATGTAGAGCCAGTTACTAACACTAAATACTCCCTCCCGCTAAACTCCTGGAGCTTCTACTTGACTGTCACGATTATTTCCATTCTGACGATGATACTTCTCAAGAGATTGCTGTCTAATTGCATCAGGAAGCGACAGCTGAAACGCAAACGCGTGATAGGACGGCTCAGGAGAGTCTTCCAAGCGCTAGCTGTTTCTAGAGTGCCTCAAATGTAA
- the LOC123266775 gene encoding GDP-D-glucose phosphorylase 1 codes for MAELTSKIFNYKQEDFIFEIKEPGESEFDRLLIEKWKHAEDNNILRYKLVINKEKRLSGKYNFLMQLNLDRAQNRRTPENITSIKQPFDPTRFNFTKIPEEEIIIDLSNGQGNDVIAVNISPFAYGHVLFLSDRLKCLPQVLTKRSLAQIIQLFLLSKSPYLRAVFNGLCAYASVNHLHWHFYYLKHEMLLEEIELECLTNQVYILKDYPARGFCLKLSSFPDKNLENFVKKIFFIVEWLQNNEVAHNIAITRAKSPGQAFYDDVRVYIWATKINTGIKDTSAFVPAVSESFGLLCIRNQEAYETLTEEEVIKCLEEVTEPFHALCPKLKALLN; via the exons atggcGGAGTTGACGAGtaagatatttaattacaagcaagaagattttatttttgaaataaaagaaCCTGGAGAATCAGAATTTGATAGATtgctaattgaaaaatggaaaCATGCGGaggataataatattttgaggTATAAATTGGtgattaataaagaaaaacgtCTTAGTgggaaatataattttttaatgcag ttaaacCTCGACCGAGCGCAAAATCGTCGTACTCCAGAAAATATAACATCAATAAAGCAGCCATTTGATCCAACCCGTTTCAACTTCACAAAAATTCccgaagaagaaataataatcgacTTATCAAACGGCCAGGGTAACGACGTGATAGCTGTAAATATAAGCCCGTTTGCCTACGGCCATGTCTTATTTCTATCCGACCGCCTAAAATGTTTGCCTCAAGTTTTGACCAAGCGAAGCTTGGCTCAAATTATCCAGCTATTTCTTCTCAGCAAATCTCC atatttGCGAGCTGTTTTCAATGGACTATGCGCGTACGCATCAGTGAACCACCTTCACTGGCATTTTTATTACCTGAAACATGAAATGTTACTTGAAGAAAtt gAGCTAGAATGTCTGACAAATCAAGTTTACATTCTGAAAGACTACCCAGCTCGCGGATTCTGCTTAAAACTTTCATCATTTCCTGACAAAAActtggaaaattttgtgaagaagatattttttatcgttgAATGGCTGCAGAATAATGAAGTCGCTCACAATATTGCGATAACTCGCGCTAAATCTCCAGGACAAGCTTTTTATGATGACGTTAGAGTTTATATCTGGGCTACAAAAATCAACACCGGGATCAAAGACACCAGCGCATTTGTTCCGGCTGTTTCTGAGTCTTTTGGACTTTTATGTAtaagaa accAAGAAGCTTATGAAACTTTAACAGAAGAAGAAGTTATAAAGTGCCTAGAAGAAGTTACCGAGCCCTTTCACGCACTTTGTCCGAAATTAAAAgctcttttaaattaa